The DNA segment GGCGGTGTCGTCGGCGGCCAGCTCCACCAGCCGGTGCGTCTGGTCGCAGAAGTGGGCGAAGAGCGGGACGCGCGGAAAGCCCGTGGCGAGCGCGCTGGACAGATGCAGCAGCCAGTCGTGGTGGGCGCGGGCGTGCCCCCGCTCATGGGTGAGCACCGCGTCGACCTGATGCCCGGTGAGCCGGTGCAACGCGCCCGTGGTCACCACCAGTTGGGCCGGATGTCCGGGCATCCACCAGGCGTCCGGGTACTCGTCCTCCAGCACCAGCAGCGGACCGCGCGCCGGGGGCAGCCCGCCGGGCAGGTCCGGAGCCCGCTCCCGCAGCTGCGCGCGGGCCACCCCGCGCCGCCGCCGCGCCTCGGTCAGCTCGCGGCCCAGCATCGCCGTGGTCCAGGCGGCGCCGGAGGCCAGCAGCAGGGTGAGGGCGGTGGCCCAGGCGGGCGCGGCCGACAGGTCGTAGGCGGCGGTGACGGCGGGCGGGGCCGGGGCGAAGACATGGTCGCGGACGGTGTGGAAAACGGCCGCCGCGCCCAGGACCAGCGCGGTCAGGCAGCACAGCAGCACCGTGGCGACCAGGCACTGCCACACCCACAGCGCCACCACCGGCTCCCGCTCCGGCCACGCGGCACGGGTCAGCGCCCGGGGCGCCGGTACGGCGGCCGTCAGGGCGAGGACGGTCAGCAGGAGCAGGCAGACGGTCATGCCGGGGCTCCGGTTCCTGTCGGACGTGCCTGGTCGGAAGGGGGTACGGCCCGCTGGAGAGCAGGGCGCGGGCCGCCTGTCGCGTATGCCGTCAGTATGACGGCCCGCGCCCGCCGAAGACAGGCGTACGGCACACCCG comes from the Streptomyces seoulensis genome and includes:
- a CDS encoding M56 family metallopeptidase: MTVCLLLLTVLALTAAVPAPRALTRAAWPEREPVVALWVWQCLVATVLLCCLTALVLGAAAVFHTVRDHVFAPAPPAVTAAYDLSAAPAWATALTLLLASGAAWTTAMLGRELTEARRRRGVARAQLRERAPDLPGGLPPARGPLLVLEDEYPDAWWMPGHPAQLVVTTGALHRLTGHQVDAVLTHERGHARAHHDWLLHLSSALATGFPRVPLFAHFCDQTHRLVELAADDTASRRCGHVTTALALIELNQHRGVLSCASSRRLLGERVDRLLEPPPRLPRGHRALTAALAALVPLLPLLITFAPGLTALA